Proteins from a genomic interval of Gossypium hirsutum isolate 1008001.06 chromosome A09, Gossypium_hirsutum_v2.1, whole genome shotgun sequence:
- the LOC107888987 gene encoding uncharacterized protein isoform X1, which translates to MSKKKAFSGNTMTLKDFHGGSIPTDLPLPSAPGVIVRPSDRSGYDRGTSWGNAMGRPDHRARPNSSPATRHFDNKTPFLTSSVHIGRNFDEDERTPLDGVSAPRRTISDESFWAPGHLELKPESAYAGRVSGRHGSAPVSPLSSGVGHSHSGRVSEAARGGLSSQTLGWNHRQVASGPYPIAWTSRKEMSFSVAEPVQSAWSEQSAVSKLAHASALEKVSSGRWQSKQSLQYQKDIDVSKHSEVENGLHSQGYDDKMYSRMSLAGGREYSDVSLARHVEKGLNIEDAIHGGRKELLDYERNRNLNYLEVKENKSMLHGEAVCSTHSDGKFGGYELQSSPSALAEASERPKLKLFPQSKPLDGPKSPVVDPKQGHQPSELMLTHTEIGNRSHEHMHTSKPGLAGSESRNQTVDRPKLNLKPRSQPIEQLEGNIEKERNSLFGGARPRELDCRSASQVLKERGIDDRNHEPVQHVDRVKHNVTRTEKAADHAYGERVENPPVDQRGGRKSERNHRVDNGRVDMQRRNWRNENRRNGRETERPQQAPPVKERQPSPETWRKPVENTNPVSAQVAGVRYGKVTSALELAQAFSKSFSDQKKDDQYGGQRGTPGRTQMPFSRLMGPTPRPQINGY; encoded by the exons ATGTCGAAGAAGAAGGCTTTCAGTGGCAACACTATGACTTTAAAAGATTTTCATGGTGGTTCAATCCCAACTGATCTCCCTCTCCCTTCTGCCCCGGGCGT GATTGTTAGGCCTTCCGATCGTTCAGGTTATGATAGGGGAACATCGTGGGGAAACGCCATGGGCCGGCCAGATCACCGTGCTCGGCCTAATTCGTCTCCTGCAACTAGGCATTTTGATAATAAAACCCCATTTCTTACCAGTTCAGTGCATATTGGTCGAAATTTCGATGAGGATGAAAGAACGCCGTTAGATGGGGTTTCTGCCCCACGTAGAACCATTAGTGATGAGAGTTTTTGGGCTCCGGGGCATCTGGAGCTGAAGCCGGAGTCTGCTTATGCGGGTAGGGTTTCAGGCCGACACGGATCAGCTCCTGTATCTCCATTGTCAAGTGGCGTGGGGCATTCACACTCTGGTAGAGTGTCTGAAGCTGCTCGTGGTGGTTTGAGTTCTCAGACTTTGGGGTGGAACCACAGGCAGGTTGCTTCAGGACCATACCCTATCGCATGGACATCTAGGAAGGAGATGTCGTTTAGTGTTGCAGAGCCCGTACAATCTGCATGGTCTGAACAAAGTGCTGTCTCGAAGTTGGCTCATGCTAGTGCTCTTGAAAAGGTTTCTTCAGGTCGATGGCAGTCAAAGCAGTCCCTTCAATATCAGAAAGATATTGATGTTAGTAAACATTCAGAAGTAGAAAATGGTTTGCACTCCCAGGGTTATGATGATAAGATGTACAGCAGAATGAGCCTTGCAGGTGGAAGGGAGTATTCTGATGTGTCATTGGCAAGGCATGTGGAGAAGGGGTTGAATATTGAAGATGCAATTCATGGTGGGAGAAAGGAGTTACTGGACTATGAAAGGAACCGTAATCTTAATTATTTGGAAgttaaagaaaataaatcaaTGTTACATGGTGAAGCAGTTTGCTCAACTCATTCTGATGGCAAATTTGGTGGTTACGAATTGCAGTCATCACCATCAGCGCTGGCAGAAGCATCTGAGCGACCCAAGTTGAAGTTATTTCCTCAGAGCAAGCCATTAGATGGCCCCAAATCACCTGTTGTTGATCCTAAGCAG GGGCACCAGCCAAGTGAATTAATGCTTACTCATACTGAAATCGGTAACCGTTCACATGAACATATGCATACTTCAAAACCTGGTTTAGCTGGTAGTGAGAGTCGGAATCAGACAGTGGATCGTCCTAAGCTCAATTTAAAGCCACGTTCACAGCCCATCGAACAATTGGAAGGGAACATTGAGAAGGAAAG AAATTCATTGTTTGGTGGTGCTCGCCCACGAGAACTG GATTGCCGGTCTGCTTCTCAGGTTCTAAAGGAAAGAGGGATAGATGATAGAAATCATGAGCCAGTTCAACATGTTGATAG GGTCAAACATAATGTTACGAGGACTGAAAAAGCTGCTGACCATGCATATGGTGAAAGAGTCGAGAATCCTCCTGTTGATCAGAGAGGTGGAAGAAAATCTGAGAGGAACCATCGTGTTGACAATGGAAGAGTTGACATGCAGAGGAGGAATTGGCGAAATGAAAATAGGCGGAATGGCCGGGAAACTGAAAGACCGCAGCAAGCACCGCCAGTGAAGGAGAGGCAGCCTTCACCTGAGACTTGGCGTAAGCCTGTGGAGAATACTAATCCAGTATCTGCTCAGGTGGCTGGTGTACGTTATGGAAAAGTAACATCAGCTCTGGAGCTTGCCCAAGCCTTTTCGAAATCATTCTCCGATCAGAAAAAAGATGACCAATATGGTGGGCAAAGGGGTACACCGGGCCGGACCCAGATGCCATTCTCTCGGTTGATGGGTCCAACTCCAAGGCCTCAGATAAATGGCTACTAA
- the LOC107888986 gene encoding putative receptor-like protein kinase At4g00960 yields the protein MGSLTTVPLFSYSLVLSFLPTLILAQLNPVYFEHDCSQGSGNYTPNSTYEANLNSIISRFATLSYFNYGFFNLSAGESPNKVYSIALCRGDMNQVDCNTCLNSTATELKQFCPRNKVATAWSELCLVRYANRDLYGQLENDPRSCKNNPMNASNPDQFNRALSELLNNLSSEAAASGPLRKYAAGNAPTGIFQMVYATVQCTPDMDQQNCTACLNYGRSELGGCCYGRMGCRILRPNCVLRFESNPFYNETAVPLPSPPTTSSPTPPPGNGNNTTRTVIIVIASVVGLLILIIISICIFKRPKRNKDIPIKVETKDADNEMSAADSLQFGFDSVLVATDNFSDANKLGQGGFGAVYKGQLPNGEEIAVKRLSKGSGQGDLEFKTEVQLVAKLQHRNLVRLLGFCLQGQERLLIYEFVPNASLDHFIFDRIRRAELDWETRFKIIHGIVRGLLYLHEDSRLRIIHRDLKASNILLDAEMVPKIADFGMARLFGQDETQGSTSRIVGTHGYMAPEYVFHGQFSVKSDVFSFGVLLLEIISGQRNNSFRYDEQYEYILGFAWRSWREGTALNLVDPILGDGSRNEIMRCIHIALLCVQENVAARPTMASVVLMLNSFSTTLAVPAQPAFVMQSNFNFDMSTSSASASNQSNTELPPLSRNEVSISELSPR from the exons ATGGGATCTTTAACAACAGTTCCCCTGTTTTCTTATTCACTTGTTCTTTCCTTCCTCCCTACTCTTATCCTTGCACAGCTTAATCCTGTTTACTTTGAGCACGATTGTAGTCAAGGCAGCGGCAATTACACCCCAAACAGCACTTACGAGGCCAACCTCAATAGCATCATCTCCCGATTCGCCACTCTTAGTTATTTCAATTACGGGTTTTTCAATCTATCTGCTGGAGAAAGCCCCAACAAGGTTTACTCAATCGCACTTTGCAGGGGTGATATGAACCAAGTCgattgcaacacttgcctcaacTCTACCGCAACCGAACTCAAGCAGTTTTGTCCCCGGAACAAGGTCGCCACCGCTTGGTCCGAGCTCTGTTTGGTGCGGTACGCCAACCGAGACCTGTACGGGCAGCTGGAGAACGATCCTCGTTCTTGTAAAAACAACCCGATGAATGCATCGAACCCTGATCAGTTCAATCGAGCATTAAGTGAACTATTGAATAATCTAAGCAGCGAAGCTGCAGCCAGTGGCCCACTCCGCAAGTACGCAGCTGGCAATGCACCGACTGGTATCTTTCAAATGGTATATGCCACGGTACAGTGTACTCCAGATATGGACCAACAAAATTGCACTGCTTGTCTAAATTACGGCAGGAGCGAACTTGGAGGGTGCTGCTATGGAAGGATGGGATGTAGGATTCTTAGACCAAACTGTGTGTTGAGGTTTGAGTCTAACCCTTTTTATAATGAGACCGCAGTTCCTTTACCGTCACCTCCAACAACTTCTTCTCCGACGCCACCTCCAG GAAATGGGAATAACACAACTCGAACTGTAATCATTGTTATTGCTTCAGTTGTTGGCCTTCTAATACTAATTATCATCTCCATCTGCATTTTTAAGAGACCCAAAAGAAACAAAGACATACCTATAAAAGTTGAAA CTAAGGATGCGGATAATGAGATGTCTGCGGCCGATTCCTTGCAATTCGGCTTCGATTCTGTTTTGGTTGCAACCGATAACTTCTCTGATGCAAATAAGCTTGGTCAAGGAGGATTTGGAGCTGTTTACAAG GGTCAGCTTCCAAATGGAGAAGAGATTGCTGTGAAAAGACTGTCTAAAGGATCTGGTCAAGGAGACTTAGAATTTAAGACCGAGGTGCAATTAGTTGCCAAGCTTCAACACCGCAATTTAGTTAGGCTCCTTGGTTTTTGCTTGCAAGGACAGGAAAGGCTTCTCATCTATGAGTTTGTGCCAAATGCAAGCCTTGATCATTTCATTTTTG ATCGGATCAGGCGTGCAGAACTAGATTGGGAAACACGGTTCAAAATCATACATGGCATTGTTCGTGGACTCCTTTACCTTCACGAAGACTCTAGGCTTCGAATTATTCACCGTGATCTCAAAGCAAGTAATATCTTGTTAGATGCAGAGATGGTTCCTAAAATTGCAGATTTTGGGATGGCAAGATTGTTTGGACAGGATGAAACACAAGGCAGCACTAGCAGAATAGTGGGAACTCA TGGATATATGGCTCCCGAATATGTTTTCCATGGACAATTCTCAGTAAAATCAGATGTGTTCAGCTTCGGTGTATTACTTTTAGAAATTATAAGTGGCCAGAGAAACAATAGCTTCCGTTACGATGAGCAGTACGAATACATACTAGGTTTT GCATGGAGAAGCTGGAGAGAAGGGACGGCATTGAATCTGGTTGATCCCATATTGGGTGATGGGTCGAGGAATGAGATAATGAGATGCATTCACATTGCATTGCTATGTGTTCAGGAAAATGTAGCAGCCAGACCAACCATGGCTTCGGTTGTTCTGATGCTGAATAGCTTCTCGACCACCCTTGCCGTGCCGGCACAACCAGCATTTGTCATGCAGAGCAACTTCAATTTTGATATGTCAACTTCATCGGCATCAGCTTCAAACCAATCCAACACAGAGTTGCCACCATTGTCCCGCAACGAGGTCTCAATTAGTGAGCTATCTCCTAGGTAG
- the LOC107888987 gene encoding uncharacterized protein isoform X2: protein MSKKKAFSGNTMTLKDFHGGSIPTDLPLPSAPGVIVRPSDRSGYDRGTSWGNAMGRPDHRARPNSSPATRHFDNKTPFLTSSVHIGRNFDEDERTPLDGVSAPRRTISDESFWAPGHLELKPESAYAGRVSGRHGSAPVSPLSSGVGHSHSGRVSEAARGGLSSQTLGWNHRQVASGPYPIAWTSRKEMSFSVAEPVQSAWSEQSAVSKLAHASALEKVSSGRWQSKQSLQYQKDIDVSKHSEVENGLHSQGYDDKMYSRMSLAGGREYSDVSLARHVEKGLNIEDAIHGGRKELLDYERNRNLNYLEVKENKSMLHGEAVCSTHSDGKFGGYELQSSPSALAEASERPKLKLFPQSKPLDGPKSPVVDPKQGHQPSELMLTHTEIGNRSHEHMHTSKPGLAGSESRNQTVDRPKLNLKPRSQPIEQLEGNIEKERNSLFGGARPRELVLKERGIDDRNHEPVQHVDRVKHNVTRTEKAADHAYGERVENPPVDQRGGRKSERNHRVDNGRVDMQRRNWRNENRRNGRETERPQQAPPVKERQPSPETWRKPVENTNPVSAQVAGVRYGKVTSALELAQAFSKSFSDQKKDDQYGGQRGTPGRTQMPFSRLMGPTPRPQINGY from the exons ATGTCGAAGAAGAAGGCTTTCAGTGGCAACACTATGACTTTAAAAGATTTTCATGGTGGTTCAATCCCAACTGATCTCCCTCTCCCTTCTGCCCCGGGCGT GATTGTTAGGCCTTCCGATCGTTCAGGTTATGATAGGGGAACATCGTGGGGAAACGCCATGGGCCGGCCAGATCACCGTGCTCGGCCTAATTCGTCTCCTGCAACTAGGCATTTTGATAATAAAACCCCATTTCTTACCAGTTCAGTGCATATTGGTCGAAATTTCGATGAGGATGAAAGAACGCCGTTAGATGGGGTTTCTGCCCCACGTAGAACCATTAGTGATGAGAGTTTTTGGGCTCCGGGGCATCTGGAGCTGAAGCCGGAGTCTGCTTATGCGGGTAGGGTTTCAGGCCGACACGGATCAGCTCCTGTATCTCCATTGTCAAGTGGCGTGGGGCATTCACACTCTGGTAGAGTGTCTGAAGCTGCTCGTGGTGGTTTGAGTTCTCAGACTTTGGGGTGGAACCACAGGCAGGTTGCTTCAGGACCATACCCTATCGCATGGACATCTAGGAAGGAGATGTCGTTTAGTGTTGCAGAGCCCGTACAATCTGCATGGTCTGAACAAAGTGCTGTCTCGAAGTTGGCTCATGCTAGTGCTCTTGAAAAGGTTTCTTCAGGTCGATGGCAGTCAAAGCAGTCCCTTCAATATCAGAAAGATATTGATGTTAGTAAACATTCAGAAGTAGAAAATGGTTTGCACTCCCAGGGTTATGATGATAAGATGTACAGCAGAATGAGCCTTGCAGGTGGAAGGGAGTATTCTGATGTGTCATTGGCAAGGCATGTGGAGAAGGGGTTGAATATTGAAGATGCAATTCATGGTGGGAGAAAGGAGTTACTGGACTATGAAAGGAACCGTAATCTTAATTATTTGGAAgttaaagaaaataaatcaaTGTTACATGGTGAAGCAGTTTGCTCAACTCATTCTGATGGCAAATTTGGTGGTTACGAATTGCAGTCATCACCATCAGCGCTGGCAGAAGCATCTGAGCGACCCAAGTTGAAGTTATTTCCTCAGAGCAAGCCATTAGATGGCCCCAAATCACCTGTTGTTGATCCTAAGCAG GGGCACCAGCCAAGTGAATTAATGCTTACTCATACTGAAATCGGTAACCGTTCACATGAACATATGCATACTTCAAAACCTGGTTTAGCTGGTAGTGAGAGTCGGAATCAGACAGTGGATCGTCCTAAGCTCAATTTAAAGCCACGTTCACAGCCCATCGAACAATTGGAAGGGAACATTGAGAAGGAAAG AAATTCATTGTTTGGTGGTGCTCGCCCACGAGAACTG GTTCTAAAGGAAAGAGGGATAGATGATAGAAATCATGAGCCAGTTCAACATGTTGATAG GGTCAAACATAATGTTACGAGGACTGAAAAAGCTGCTGACCATGCATATGGTGAAAGAGTCGAGAATCCTCCTGTTGATCAGAGAGGTGGAAGAAAATCTGAGAGGAACCATCGTGTTGACAATGGAAGAGTTGACATGCAGAGGAGGAATTGGCGAAATGAAAATAGGCGGAATGGCCGGGAAACTGAAAGACCGCAGCAAGCACCGCCAGTGAAGGAGAGGCAGCCTTCACCTGAGACTTGGCGTAAGCCTGTGGAGAATACTAATCCAGTATCTGCTCAGGTGGCTGGTGTACGTTATGGAAAAGTAACATCAGCTCTGGAGCTTGCCCAAGCCTTTTCGAAATCATTCTCCGATCAGAAAAAAGATGACCAATATGGTGGGCAAAGGGGTACACCGGGCCGGACCCAGATGCCATTCTCTCGGTTGATGGGTCCAACTCCAAGGCCTCAGATAAATGGCTACTAA